In Miscanthus floridulus cultivar M001 chromosome 8, ASM1932011v1, whole genome shotgun sequence, the sequence GGAGAAAAGGCTTCAAAGAAGTGCCTTGATTGGCTGACTTCAAAGAAAGTAGACGTGCTTCTTCAGCAATCGGTTGACTTGGGCTCATTATCAGACACAGAGAAGGTGTATAGGACATCAGGAGGAGAAACAGTAATAGCTGATTGCCACTTTGTGTGTATTGGAAAGCCGCTGAGTTCGTCGTGGCTACATGATACCATCCTAAAGGAATCTTTGGATAGCAAGGGGAGAGTAATGGTGGAAAAGGATTTAAGAGTGAAAGGTTATTATAACATTTTCGCGATTGGTGACATCACGGATATTCCTGTAAGTTTTCATTACCAACTTGTGATTTTCCTTCTGTTTTTTACTCTGTTAGTTTTCTCCTTGTCCCAACCACGGTGACTTAAATTTGTAGAGAATAGCAACCACTTGATCTAAACTGAACTACTGCCCAAATTTGTGCAGACTGAACTGTTAATGAGTGCATGTCTATGTAGGCTGATTACTCTCAGTTTTCCCAGCAGAACCCATTGAAAATTCGCACACAGTAACTATTGGCTCACGTAAATGAGATTCTACCAAAACCTTGCAAAGAATGAGTATTCTCTATTAGTGCATCATGACACAATGACACTCACATGACTTTAGTTCAGCGGAGACCACTGATATTTGAAAATCATCTCCTAGTTGCACCCATGCCCTTCCGTCATCTTGGCAGTTAGATAATAATCTAAATGATTAATCTGCAGTAACCTAATTCTTGGCAGTTGGATGATATGATAGTTCTCACTACCGAACTATTTTTGGTGTTCCTTATCCTTGATTATGATGCTCTGGATAAAGATTTGTCTGTCTAGTGGATACTGATTACTGATCATCACAATTCATGTTTCTTAAATTTTTATACTGTCCATGGAGCATCCTTGGTTGAAATAAAAAAGGGTCCCCATAGATCATCATCGATCTTTAATGTTGGAAGTAGCAATGTTATCGCAAAAACACTGAAGTTGTTGGCACTAATATCCATCAATTTTCAGGAAATCAAACAAGGGTACAACGCCCACAAGCACGCCCTGCTAGTGGCGAAGAACCTAAAGTTACTGATCAAGGGTTTGCCCAACAGCAAACTGGCAACTTACAGCACCGGTTACCCGCTGGCACTCGTCTCTCTTGGAAGGAAGGAAGGGCTGGCTCAAATTCCCTTGCTGACGCTCTGCGGGTGCTTGCCAGGCAAGATCAAATCCGGGGATCTTTTCATCGGCAAGACGAGGAAGGAGATGGGCCTGAATGGTTGACTCCGGTCCGTGGAAGTTTGAAAATGCTTGTGCCCTCGTTTCCAGACGATGGATTCCTTCAAACAAAGCTTGTATGTTGCTCATATGACCATATGCCTCTGTACTCAGGGGCGGATCTGCCACCGGGGctgggggggctcgagccccccctacTGTGGCCGAGCCCCTGGAGCCCCCCCTCAGCCCCCCCTAAAAATTTCAGCCatgggaggaagagaaggaggcgcTAGAGGCTAACTGAACTGGAGAACGTCTGAAGGTTGAAGATGAACGTCCTCCACTCGTTCCTGCCCGCCTGGGCCAGCTATTTGATATTGGGCCGCATTTAATTGGAGGACCCAAGTAGGAGCAAACCGGCCTTTTCTTCACTTCTCTGCTTTCTTGCTTCCTGTTTTCCGAAAGGCCGAAGCCAGGCAACTAGCCCGACAGCCCCCAGCCCGTGtaagcagttttttttttaaaggaTTTCGTTGCTTTGGTCACCCATCGTGCTTAACAGAACTATTGTGTTTACATGAACGTTACCTACTTTGGAATTTCGGATTCGTAATTCCTAAAGTATTAGGCCTAGATACTAATATTACTCTGTTGGTTAGTAATGAAAATTTCATTTACTTCCTCTCGTGATACTTTTTGAGTGTTTATCTAAGCTTACATGTTAAATTGATTGAAATTGCTATATTTGTTTTGTATGGGATATAATTGAGTTAGGCTGGCTTAGCTCTATGTTTAGTCCAGCCCCCCTAAATATTTttttctggatccgccactgtCTGTACTGTACTTGTCTGATGGTGTGGATATGCTTGGAAAGGTGACGAGCAGAGTGTATGCTACGTACATGTATACAGGGACCTTTTTTGGTCCGATAAAATGTTGTGTTTATTAAAAAGCCGCATTTTGTTTGCTGGCAACTAAACAATGAATCATCTTTGCTTGTTGGCAATACAATGTAATATAACGGTGCTTTcttcagaaaaagaaaaggagaaagctgGGAGCCTTCCTGCCTGACAGTGGCATGCACTGCTGGGACATGGAGAAGAAATTTTTTGATaaatcactagtacagaaacgggctttacttccggttgggaaaccccttcagtcccggttttc encodes:
- the LOC136471103 gene encoding uncharacterized protein — protein: MAGAGEKARVLVVGGGHAGSLFAKTMQGHADVVLLDPKEYLEIPYAELRSMVEPSFAERSLIYHKDYLNDATIVTSSAVNITEHAVLTTDGHSLPYDYLVIATGLALTSPASRAERIKEFQRDNEKIESSESVLIIGGGPTGVELAAEIVVDYPGKKVTHIHRGPRLLEFMGEKASKKCLDWLTSKKVDVLLQQSVDLGSLSDTEKVYRTSGGETVIADCHFVCIGKPLSSSWLHDTILKESLDSKGRVMVEKDLRVKGYYNIFAIGDITDIPEIKQGYNAHKHALLVAKNLKLLIKGLPNSKLATYSTGYPLALVSLGRKEGLAQIPLLTLCGCLPGKIKSGDLFIGKTRKEMGLNG